CGATGTAGAAGAACGCACTGCACACTACGGATTCAATCAGAGTAAACAAGTACGGACCTGATTTCGCCGGCACAACAATTTAGCAAATTCCGTAACACCAGATCCctctcaactctctctctctgtctctctctcgcACATTTCACACAAACACTCTGAAACTCTCGCAAACGCTCTCTCAGTGTTTCGTTATGGCGCGGAGCTGGAGATCCAATCCGGTGGTTCTCGTGCTTTTCCTACTGTGCTTTTCGCTCATCTCTTCGTCACTCGCAATTTCTACCGAGTACGATTGAAAAGTTCTTCTCTTTACCCAAACTAAATACGATGCATCGACGATTTCgaaattaattttcttcaaatttctaattaaaTTATCTGTTGCAGCTCTGCCGACGGATACACCATTCATGGCCGAGTAAAGATCCCACCCAGTAAGTCTTTCAATTGAATTTACCTTcctgttgattgtatttctttacccttttgttttacagaaaagtttgaaaacttgTGATTTAGCGTgcagttttggtgaaaatttcgtGTTAATTGAAACAAATTGTTAGTTAAATTAATTTGATCGGTTCGGGTAGTTTGTGAAAAGTCTTAAATTTGATTCCGAATTCGAAAGGAAGGGTTAGGCTGTGAAATGTCTTAAATTTGATtgctttgttgttgtattgGGATGAGGAGATAGATGTAAACTGATTAGGGCTTGTGGAATAGGACTGGTTTCGTGTTAATTTGATCGGTTCAGGTAGTTTGTGAGGTTAAGGATTTTTACCCTGATTTTGGATGAGTGGTTCCAGTGTGGACTGCTAGCTAAATTTGTGTTAGTTCTAGGAGGGTTAGTAGTCTGAATTACGCTCTACACTTAACTTACCGATATTGAACTCTAATTTCTTCCAAGCAAAAAGTTGTTGTACGTTTCATTCTGGTGTGTATAACTCACAAATTTTGTATGCAGGTCTCGGGGTGAAAGGGTTTGCACCTTATGGAAAGATATCAAATATCAAAGTCATACTAAATGGTGGTCAAAATGTTACCTTTCTGAGGCCTGATGGATTTTTTTCATTGTATCCTATTTGGTTATCTTGATAAGTATATTTCTGATGCTGTCTTTGTATGTGCCTTGTGTATATGTGTATGATATTTTATCCATTCCATTCATTtgcccagtgcacaaggctcccgctttacgcagggtctgggagaggtgaatgtcggctagccttatccccatttatggagaggctgctcccaaatgTGTATGATATTTTATCCCCTAAGAGAAAATCAAGACAtgatatatttattattatgtATACCATCTTTCCTTAACATGTGTTCTTAAAGCCATAATGTGCCTGCGGGGACTCATTTGATTGAAGTGTCTGCGATAGGCTATTTCTTTTCTCCGGTGAGACTCTTCTATATAAGTGCCTCTTTTATACCTCTTGAAATGAAAGTATCACAAATCTGAtatccccatgttttcatttttgtaaaaatgttaAGGTCCGAGTTGATGTTAGTGCTAGAAACCCAGGCAAGGTTCAGGCAGCACTGACTGAGAATAGGAGGCCACTGAATGAGTTTGTTTTGGAGCCATTGAGAGAGGAACAGTATTACGAGGTTggtttcatttttctcattctTCTTTATATGTTTCACCACATTTCTGTATTGTTATGAATTTTTCACCTCATGTCATGTTTGTTTCATTGCAGATAAGAGAACCCTTCTCCATAATGACTCTTGTAAAGAGTCCCATGGGACTGATGGTTGGATTTATGCTAATTGTCGTGTTTCTTATGCCGAAATTAGTGGAGAACATGGGTAAGTGATCTATGCTTGGTATAGCTTTTTAAATTCCGTCCACGGGATTAAGGCTCTGATTTGCTTTAGAGTTTACTTTCATCAATATAATCCATAGGGACTCGCATGCCTGACTTCTGTTCTGAAAGCTAGGGCATATAGCTAAAACATATTTTCttacgggtttcggacaaccaattcgggttcatgccagggcgctcaaccatggaggcaatctatctcttacgaagattgatggaaagatatagagatgggaaaaaggatttacacatggtctttatagatttggaaaaagcgtatgatagggtcccaagagacattctttggaggattttagagaagaaaggagtacgagtagcatatatccaagctataaaggatatgtatgaaggagcaaagactgccgtaagaactcatgaaggacaaaccgaaagctttcccataactgtaggattacatcaaggctcatccttaagtccttacctttttgcgttggtaatggatgagttaacaggacatattcaagatgatattccttggtgtatgcttttcgcagacgatatagtgttgatagatgaaactcaggaaggggtaaatgcaaaacttaacctttggagagaagtgttggaatctaaaggtcttcgcctaagccgatcaaagacagaatatatggagtgcaagttcagtgcaaatggaggccaaaacgagttaggggtgaggatcggagatcaagaaataccaaagagcgaccgttttcgttacctaggatctatcttgcaaaagaacggagaattagatggagatctcaaccatagaatacaagctggatggatgaagtggaagagtgcatccggcgtgttgtgtgaccgccgtatgccactgaagctcaagggaaaattttataggacggcaataaggccggcgatgctgtatggcacagaatgttgggcggtgaaacatcaacacgtacacaaaatgggtgtagcggagatgaggatgcttcgttggatgtgtgggcacacgagaaaggataagattaggaatgaggatatccggggtaaagtaggagtagccgaaattgaaggaaagatgagagaaaatcggttacggtggtttggacatgtgcaaagaaggcctactgacgctccgattagaagatgcgactatgggacagaggttcagggccgaaggggtagaggaagacctaggaaaactttggaagagactctaagaaaagacttagagtacttggatctaacgaaggacatgacacaggatcgagcacaatggcgttctaagattcatatagccgatcccactcagtgacttggattttccaagtctccaaccaagaagttttcctcactcgggaaattaagggaacactaccccaacctacatgctccactcagaaagcttcaacatacaagcttcaacaaaagaaaattcaaagaacttagcgaagaaggctttggtgtatttaacacaatacgttgaaatgaaggaaagcttatttattgatatccccgataagctacaaatatgtacatatacatgagtcaaaataaacacacaagagggagccttcacaaaggttgcttaggagaagtctcagcagtcggtagagccccagaaagagaaggcaccggagggggatcatttggagcctcagtactggacagaaccctagaaggaggaggcatcagaggttgatcatttggagcttcattacgcggtacagccccagaagacgaaggcaataaatgcctttggaacaaacccacaaatctctgatgatcaagtaaaacctgaccatcagtttccttcatctggtcaagcttcctcttcatgtttgtagcatagtcatgtgcgagccggtgcaactgtttattctcatgcttgagccctctaatctcctgtttgagactcatcacttcagccgccaatgattcaacttggcgggttcgagcaaataggcgttgggccatattagacacagaacctgcacactgaacactgagagccagcgaatccttaacagctaactcatcagaccgtttggaaagtagtctgttatctttgggagtgagaaggttcctggccaccaccgcagcggtcatatcattcttcatcacggaatccccaacggtaagaggaccagttggggagacgaaggatgggcgccatatgttgtctggagaaggcggggctgcctcttcaacaaggttcaagtcaaaacgacggtcggaggggccagacattttcaaaggtgttgaagagagaagaggtcggacaaatcaagatcttagaagtgcaagaatgaagcttctactggtggagattcaagtgttctttggaacttaatgccagcctctataaaaatctgcactcgacggagcttcagaaatcaaagaggcgcctgctcagaaatcgaagaggcgtttgctttctcaaaagttgggctgcttagagatcacgagggttgatctcagaaatcgaagagccgtttgctttctcaaaagttgggctgcttagagatcacgagggttgatctcagaaatcgaagagccgtttgctttctcaaaagttgggctgctcaaagaccacgaaggccgatctcagaaatcgaagaggcgctcgctttctcaaaagctgggctccctagagaccacgagggccgatctcagaaatcgaagaggcacctacttttccagccttgtcagcacctgtcacacgcacactcagctttgcggaaattatgggcattctgtcaaagacttctggggaagtagaaaacacatgaatcttactgttcaatcacccacttcccacacgcaacaatagctcatgggtaccacagataactttgccaaagttctctgccaaagttgagcacgtgaagcttgcagctcccactacatcgctctgaccaagaagggtaaaagaatagcaaagaaacagcactaacaaagtttagacccataaattttgaaggtctagctaccatattattacccacaagggtaaaggaacagtaccactgctggataattggaaagtccatgtatgttaacctctgtgcttcgtggcaaggtagactagcaaacatgcccaacctttactcacattcgagaaaacactcccaataagattgcttgcaccaaaatcgaagaggcaccgtcctccgaatctaaagagccagactcccaacatgactactttcttaaaaatcgaagagagggtaaaggaacagtaccattgctggataattggaaagtccctgtgtgtcaacctctgtgcttcgtggcaaggtagactagcaaacatgcccaacctttactcacattcgagaaaacactcccaacaagattgcttgctccaaaatcgaagaggcaccgccctccgaatctcgagagccactctcccaacatgattactttctcaaaaatcgaagagacactgctccccgaatctcgagagccagacccccagcatgattgctttctcaaaaatcggtgaggcaccgttctccgaatcaatcgaagaggcgctcgctttctcaaaagctgggctgctcagagaccacgagggccgatctcagaaatcgaagaggcacctacttttctagccttgtcagcacctgtcacacgcacactcagctttgcagaaattatgggcattctgtcgaagacttctggtgaagtagaaagcacatgaatcttactgttcaatcacccacttcccacacgcaacaataactcatgggtaccacagatcactttgccaaagttctctgccaaagttgagcacgtgaagcttgcagctcccactacatcgctctgaccaagaaaggtaaaagaatagcaaagaaacagcactaacaaagtttagacacataaattttgaaggtctagctaccatattattacccacaagggtaaaggaacagtaccactgctggataattggaaagtccctgtgtgtcaacctctgtgcttcgtggcaaggtagactagcaaacatgcccaacctttactcacattcgagaaaacagtcccaacaagattgcttgctccaaaatcgaagaggcaccgccttccgaatctcgagagccagactcccaacatgattacttcctcaaaaatcgaagagacactgctctccgaatctcgagagtcagacccccagcatgattgctttctcaaaaatcgaagaggcatcgttctccgaatctcgagagccagataccacagaccactttttcaaagtgctctgacagagttaaaacatgtgaaactggcagctcccactaccgtgctatgaccaagcagggtaaaggaatagcattactacttgttgttagggagactcctatatatgtcgacctccatccccaacggacaggcagacctgcaaaaatgctcaacccttcatcatatctgagagggcactcccaacaaagcctttcgaaatattcagctttctttccccccgataatacatCTGCAAACAatctatactagagcaagaatatctcatatcatcagggttaaaagcaagagtatcccatatcatgctttttccctgttttttcttttggccttgtttttacctgcaagacaaggagaaagagagcaatcagtcagcacttggaatcaagcttccagccaggaactgactgccttgaaccccttacctgattacttacctggcattgctctcgagtactcatcttcatcatcttatgtttccagggaagattccgcatctgcttgaggaacagatagggcaagtgcaaaggatacaaggaagcatgtggagacaagcgtaacagcacacgtgccgatacatccattactctgtcaaaagcaaaagtatcccatatcagcagggtggaacgtactctagatttgatggacttgttttgaccctcaaattcttcagtcggccttatactctggaggaaaccagaaaaccctccaactcagttcaagaataagcctgtggaaagttacttcttcaaaagcaaatgtatctcatatcatctcttctcatttttcttctctttatccttcatgctgctgcaagatggggagaaggtgaacaatcagtcggagctctgattgcttaccttgtctgtcacctctttcagcagaccccctagctcggcgacttgggggactcctactacatggtttgtatcgcgcttgaccaagcctgaaactacaagtaagcttcaagtgaaattgatacattaccttgtgcatctccaccagttaaagataccacccctggatggaggaagagtacttccagagaagatgccacatctacctatgagacagataaggcaagtcaagacgacaccacactccgatacttagaagtttcgtgattacgagatcattctcccacaatatttcctaatgtcatttgtactaaatcattcactcgtactcactaaaggagagcttgaacctatgtacttgtgtaaacccttcacaattaatgagaactcttctattccgtggacgtagccaatctgggtgaaccacgtacatcttgtgtttgctttcctatctctatccatttatatacttatccacactaatgaccggagcaatctagcgaagatcacaaaaagcgaccgttttcgttacctaggatctatcttgcaagagaacggagaattagatggagatctcaaccatagaatacgagctggatggaaagagtgcatccggcgtgttgtgtgaccgtcgtaggccactgaagctcaagggaaaattttataggacggcaataaggccagcgatgttgtatggcagagaatgttgggtggtgaagcatcaacacgtacacaaaatgggtgtagcggagatgaggatgcttcgtgggatgtgtgggcacacgagaaaggataagattgggaatgaggatatccgaggtaaagtaggagtagccgaaattgtaggaaagatgagagaaaatcggctctggtgatttggacatgtgcaaagaaggccgactgacgctctggttcgaagatgtgactacgggacagaggttcagggccgaaggggtagaggaagacctaggaaaactttggaagagactctaagaaaagacttagagtacttggatctaacggagggcatgacacaaaaccgagcgcaatggcgttctaggattcatatagccgaccccacttagtgggaaaaggctttgttgttgttgttgttgttgttgttactcAAATTTTGACTTATTACTCGTTAGATGACTGTACATAATTAAAAAGTACTTGATTGTTACCTTTAACTTCTGATTGTTTACTTCTGTATGTGGATCGCTTGTGGTTTCATCTCGTCCAATGATACCAATGAATGCCATCTGTGTTGATATTACACATGCCCTTCATATTCATCCCCTTTTTTTGTCTTATCATGCCTGTTTACGGTAGTATACTTTGGTAGTGTATACGTTTGTAAGAGTTCCTCCATAAGTATCCTTTATATTGACCACAGATCCCGAAGAAATGAGGCGAACACAAGAAGAAATGAGAAACCAAGGGGTTCCTTCGCTGGCAAGTTTGTTACCTGGTGCCGCGAGGAGTTAGAGAAAGATGGAGAAGTAGGAACCCTCTCTGCAATGGAGGACTTATATTTTCCTGTTCAGAAGCTGGGAGACTATCTTTATGGTTACGAAAGAAATTCCAAGAAATATTACGAATTGGTCCgactttttttctcttttggctaTGATCGTGATGTTCGTAAGACATTTTTGTTTCTGTATTTGATGCTTTAGCGTCGTCTTTGATTCTATAAAACGTTTTGACGATTCAGTCTTGTGCTGCGGACAAACCAGCCGGTCGTAGTTAACGGTGTTATTAATTATTGCTTACTCCACTTGCAATTCAATGAGAATAATGTTTGGCAGATGTCCAGTATCACATTATTTTTATGACGTGTTTACTTACCAGACATTATTCTCGTTACTTTTATGACGTGTTTACTTACCATAAATAGAATAGAAATCCTTGCGCATTATTCTCATTCCTGAAATATCAGGGCTTGTTTACTCAAAATAGGGGTGTAATCAAACTCGGATTTTAGAagattttaaaatcttaatgtagtcaattaaaagattttaaaggattttaaaatccatccaaatctaagtgtattaaaaaaattaagattttggaggatttcaataagttgtggGTTTTGTGAGATTTGAGAGCAAAAAGTATATATAACCAAGACTAAAAAGAATCCAACCTCACAATTTCAAATCTTTCCAccacaatccattcaaattctttaaaatccatataaattttGTATGAGTCTTTAATCCTCTTAAATTCTATAAAATCTATCACTttcaaaatcctttaaaatcttagttTGACTACACCTCCCTCCCGTAGGTTCTTACGCTTTGCTTATTTTTTGCCACAAAAACCACCGCTTATTGTCTGGCTTGCATGTGTTGAGCACTTCACCAGCGCAATATGATATGTGAATTCAGGACAGTGTCACTGTACTTGTCATCCAAAGTCTGGATCAATTTCCatgtaaattaaataatttagaaTATAGCAAATGATGAATTGCCTTAGTGGTTAAAACTTTTCTCTTCAAACCGTTGCGTTTCGGGTTCAAACCTCCCTCCTCCACTTAATGTAAAGCGTAGAATATCgtatacattaaaaaaaatttagaattttcttgTAAAAAAGGAAGACTCATAAAACTTGGAGGCCCAACATTAAACTGAACTGGACCACTCAGACGCCCAGACCTAAGTCGTCGGCCCTAAAAAGTAACCGCTCCAAATTTCCAACCAAagctctctctctatctctccgaaatttcaaaatttagatTTCAGTATTTAGATGCCTTCCAAATTCTGCATATAATCTGATACGTCATTTTCATAAATCCCTGTCCGAATCATTCTCATAAATCTGCACCTCCAATATCTCGCCCAAATCATTGCTCTGGTCTTTTCGCGGTCTCCTCTCTGCTGATTCGGAATCGGAGATGGAGGGTTTGCCGACGACGACGAAATCAGATCGGCGATGGCGATCGAAGCCCCTGCAGACCTCCAAGCCATCCATTCTCATGGCATTCTTCTCCTGCGTCGCTTGGCTCTACGTCGCCGGCCGGTGCGTTTCAAAATTGTTTCCAAAAACGGACTCTTTCAGctttgatttttcaaaatttactaTTCGAATTCAAATTCCTGAGCTTTCTGTTTGATCTGATACGATTTAGTGGTTCGATATCGTGTTAAGAGTTAAtggtaattaattatcaaaGTTGATGACTTGTTGTTTGGGAAATGCAGGTTGTGGCAGGATGCGGAGAACAGAACAGTGCTTTCTAATCTTCTAAAGAAGAACTTGGGCCAGGTTTGATttcagaaatttttttattcgaGCGAGATTTTGTAGTTATTTGATATAAACTATGGGAGCGGGATTCGAACTTGGGTGTAGAGTGGAGCACGCTGCTCTTTTGTTTCAAACTTTAGTCTAAAAGTTTTGCATTTTTCGATTTTGATCCCCAAGTTAATCCAACCGGGCGAGATGAAAAATTGCGAAAATTGGTGAATTTTGTCTTTAATTCGATATTACTTCTGTAATATTTCAGAGACCAAAGGTTCTTACGGTAGAAGACAAGTTAGCAGTGCTTGGATGCAAGTATGCTCCTACTTTTCATTTCTCTTTATTCGGTTTATTTGAGTTGTGCCTAGTTTTAGTGTCGGTAATAATGGTACTGATTTATAGGGACCTGGAGAGGAGGATTGTGGAAGCTGAGATGGACTTGACACTGGCCAAGAGTCAAGGGTACCTCAAGAACCACTTGCAACAAAAGGCGTCTTCTTCTGGCCGATTGCTTGCTGTTGTTGGAGTTTATACTGGATTTGGTAGTCATTTAAACCGAAATATGTTTAGAGGGTCTTGGATGCCTAAAGGTCAGTTGGAATTTCTGATGGCAATTTATATAGATTTACCATGTGTTCCTTCTCTGATTAAACTTTATGCTGGCATCGCTTGAATTCAGATTAAGTGTTGATTCTCAATCTTTTTACTTAAGACTCCTCTGGTTTGAGTTTTAAGTTTCATCCTATTAAAATAGTCCCTTTGTGAAAGTCAAGGTATTTGTCATAATCCCATAGTGCTCATTCAGGCACTCCCATGGCCTGTTTTGACTAACGGAGGCTAGAATAAGTTGTACGGTACGAATCAAGTTAAAGCTGTTAGATATGCATACTAAGACAATCATTTTGGTGTAGTTATTGGGTTATATCAGGCAGCAATTGCAGGTTAACTGAATTGAATTTACCATGGTAAACACCCAGTGTTCAACAACACCTGCGTGCATGTAGCTGAGGTGGTGGATAATGTGGATTCGTGATTACTGCGGTCattttaaggaaaaattaaacTTGTTCACTAACAACTATTGGACATTCCTATTGGCCTTTGCAGGTGATGCTTTGAGGAAGCTAGAAGAAAGAGGAGTAGTTATACGCTTTGTAATTGGTCGGAGGTTTTTCCTCTCACTTTAATCTCAATGTTAATAGTAATACTATGCTTTCCTGATTCTTATTGTTCATTTATTTGCTTGGTAGAGTCACTATACTAAAGTGTTGTACCTGTGGTAGTTATGGGCACACTCTTCACATAATCTTTGTGCTTTTAACTTGCAGTGCCAATCGGGGTGATAGCTTAGATCGGAATATTGATAAGGAAAGTGGTTCGACAAAGGATTTCTTAATTCTTGTAAGCAATACAATCTCAGGGTTACTAAAAACATATCTGTTCAATCTTTTAACAAGACTGTAGTAGCCACACAATTGTGATATTATGGTACATAACTTGTGATGCCAATTAAATGTATGCGGGTAAATTCTTTAGCTAAATTTTTGGAAGTCAGTTTATTGGATGCATAGTGGAAGTTATGTCCATATGTTGTGATTAGGCTTTTATTGTATTACGttgaatatttttgttttttgaacaaacgatattatccacactaagggggaggggggtgggcttagcctcgcaatgggctagcaataatgtggttcaaattcgcctttggcgagaatcgaacctaacacctctcacttataagtgaagaagaatatcactagactgtagtactaagtggcttatTACGTTGAATATTTGTTAATGCGTAATAACTAAAAGTTCAACATCTAATTATAATTGTAGGATTCCTCTTATATATTTGATAACTTGGATTTTATTGACAAGAGAAAGGCATAGTTTGAAACTGTAACATTATCATATTAGGAAGGTCATGAGGAGGCTCAGGAAGAGATGCCCAAGAAAGCAAAGTTCTTCTTCAGTACTGCGGTTCAGAATTGGGATGCTGAGTTTTATGTCAAAGTTGATGACAATATCAATCTTGATCTTGGTAGAACTTCTATTCTGATAAACTTATGAGAACATTCAAGACTAGAATCAACTTATTCATCAGAACTTTTCATACATCGTTTAAAATATCTTTTCTTGACCAACCACAGAGGGGCTAATTGGACTTCTTGAACATCGTCGTGCTCAAGATGGTGCTTATATCGGATGCATGAAGTCAGGAGATGTGATTTCTGAAGAGTATATACTTTACCATCCTATGCCTTCGTGCAACTTGATATTGTATTCCAATTATATATGTAGATCTTGTGGTCTGTAAGGTTATACAAGTGTTTTGATCTGCAGGGGAAAGTCTTGGTATGAACCTGACTGGTGGAAATTTGGGGATCAGAAATCGTAAGTGAACGAACCTATGGAAGAAAACATCATCTAGTGGGTATTTAATACTTGGTTATGTGTTGATTACTTGATCCAGATATGTGCGCACACACCCACGATTTGGCTCTAGTAAAGCGCCAACACACGGAGGtcatttgagttttttttaatCGTTACAATGGAAAGAAATCCGATGGCCTAAGATTCACTTCGTACTAGAGCCTCTGCATATCTAGAGAGAGATTGTTTTTGTCTGTGATCTTTTGTAGAATTATGTCATGGCTGGACTGTTAGTCCAGGATAAAACATTCTCAGTTTCACTGTTTTAATGCTGACATGTGAAAGAAATATAACTGTCCAAGAGCGAGTTATGCTTAATATTAAAAGACATTGACAAGTTTGACAATTCTGTATTTATCTGGTAAACGTGTACAATATACTGACAGGCTAAGAAGATTTTCGTTTAAATTTGACAGTTCTATGTACTGGTAGATTTGGTTTATCATTCTTACCATTTCTCTCCCTTTCAGGTACTTCCGACATGCAGGTGGTTCCCTCATTATACTATCCAAGAACTTAGCTCagtatataaacataaacaggtTTGTTCTCAGTGCTATAGCCGGGGGAAAGGGCTCTCAATGTTATCAAGTATGCTTAGGTTCTATTGCAACGTGGCTTGGGAGAGTGAGTTTGTTGGACTTATTTATGCATTTCATTATCCTGCGATTTATTTCTGTTTCCTTTCGTATGCAGTGCATCATTGAAGACTTATGCTCATGATGATGTATCAGTGGGTTCATGGATGATGGGTATCCAAGCCACTTATATAGAT
Above is a window of Malus sylvestris chromosome 15, drMalSylv7.2, whole genome shotgun sequence DNA encoding:
- the LOC126601644 gene encoding ER membrane protein complex subunit 7 homolog gives rise to the protein MARSWRSNPVVLVLFLLCFSLISSSLAISTDSADGYTIHGRVKIPPSLGVKGFAPYGKISNIKVILNGGQNVTFLRPDGFFSFHNVPAGTHLIEVSAIGYFFSPVRVDVSARNPGKVQAALTENRRPLNEFVLEPLREEQYYEIREPFSIMTLVKSPMGLMVGFMLIVVFLMPKLVENMDPEEMRRTQEEMRNQGVPSLASLLPGAARS
- the LOC126601642 gene encoding uncharacterized protein LOC126601642, encoding MSGPSDRRFDLNLVEEAAPPSPDNIWRPSFVSPTGPLTVGDSVMKNDMTAAVVARNLLTPKDNRLLSKRSDELAVKDSLALSVQCAGSVSNMAQRLFARTRQVESLAAEVMSLKQEIRGLKHENKQLHRLAHDYATNMKRKLDQMKETDGQVLLDHQRFVGLFQRHLLPSSSGAVPRNEAPNDQPLMPPPSRVLSSTEAPNDPPPVPSLSGALPTAETSPKQPL
- the LOC126601641 gene encoding hydroxyproline O-galactosyltransferase HPGT3-like yields the protein MEGLPTTTKSDRRWRSKPLQTSKPSILMAFFSCVAWLYVAGRLWQDAENRTVLSNLLKKNLGQRPKVLTVEDKLAVLGCKDLERRIVEAEMDLTLAKSQGYLKNHLQQKASSSGRLLAVVGVYTGFGSHLNRNMFRGSWMPKGDALRKLEERGVVIRFVIGRSANRGDSLDRNIDKESGSTKDFLILEGHEEAQEEMPKKAKFFFSTAVQNWDAEFYVKVDDNINLDLEGLIGLLEHRRAQDGAYIGCMKSGDVISEEGKSWYEPDWWKFGDQKSYFRHAGGSLIILSKNLAQYININSASLKTYAHDDVSVGSWMMGIQATYIDDNRLCCGSIRQDKVCSLA